ATACACAAGACAATTCCGGAATAGAGGGATCTGTTAGTTGGCAAGCTACTCCTCATGTAGGTCTTGAAGCTTATGTATCCAATGAGATTGCGGCAGCATCTACAACCGTAAATACTTCTCTACCAGGAACAGATGAGACATTCTTTGGTTTAAGGATGAATATCACAGGAAATCCGGTTAAATATGAGACAGCAAATTACAAGAAAAATATGATCACTCAAATGATCCAACCTGTAAAACGTAAATATGATGTTTTATTGGAAAGGAAATTAAGCACAAACTGGAACGTGAGATTGGAATCTCAATAGTCAACTTAAAAATCACAAAGGGAATGAAACTTAAACGTATTGCAAAATTATTCGCCATCTCTTGTATCTTTGGAGGTTTAATTTCTAGTTCAAAGATAAACGCGAATCAAGTGCCCACAAGATTATCAATTACCTTATATGAAGTTGGTTTCAGAAATTCATCAACAGGTATTCTTAACCCTGTATTCAAGGATTTATCAGGGAATACGATGATTGATTTAATTGAATATAAAGGAAAACCAAGTAATTTAACTAATGGTTTGCAATCTCCTTTAGATGGTACTTTTGACCAGTTATATTTCATAACTTCTAATAATCCTCTTGTCAGTGGAAACAATGGGGCAGGTTGTTATGTAAGGAAAGGTACTTATTCTTACAACGATGGTTTTATAGAAGGCGGTGCGACTACTGATTCAAATCTTGCGGCTACTGTTGAGAACCCAGCTTCTTTGACTGAGACAGGATTGAGGGGTAGTAATGATAACTATGGGCCTGTAAAACCAGTGGTAACTGCAGGAGTTAATGGTACAGAAACTAGTGCTATGAGGCTTCTTTTAGTAGATGATGATAATTTGTCAATTCAGCCATACACAAAATATTTTCATTATGCAAATTTGGAAGATCCGGTAACTATTCAGGAAAGAAAAGAGGGCACTCTGATATTGACTTATAACACAGACAATGCGATGGGATTCAGAGGTACTTATTCATCT
This portion of the Prochlorococcus marinus XMU1410 genome encodes:
- a CDS encoding inverse autotransporter beta domain-containing protein gives rise to the protein TQDNSGIEGSVSWQATPHVGLEAYVSNEIAAASTTVNTSLPGTDETFFGLRMNITGNPVKYETANYKKNMITQMIQPVKRKYDVLLERKLSTNWNVRLESQ